One genomic segment of Linepithema humile isolate Giens D197 chromosome 5, Lhum_UNIL_v1.0, whole genome shotgun sequence includes these proteins:
- the LOC105674100 gene encoding bublin coiled-coil protein produces MQVARKDMVRDEYPAPEEKEKVEDMDETVQPEENNQENANEEMECVEDEEYSNDISDSFEEDMYSADTGFKALEDQLDHLQTALDHLERKNDDIHAELIELLQSNREARKQFQESLQIEEQQ; encoded by the exons ATGCAAGTGGCAAGAAAAGATATGGTTAGGGACGAATACCCAGCCCcagaggaaaaagaaaaagtagaaGATATGGATGAAACAGTGCAACCGGAAGAAAATAATCAGGAGAATGCCAATGAGGAAATGGAATGTGTCGAGGACGAGGAATACTCTAATGACATTAGTGATAGTTTCGAAGAAGACATGTATTCCGCTGATACtg GTTTTAAAGCATTAGAGGACCAGTTGGATCATTTGCAAACTGCTTTGGATCATTTGGAAAGGAAAAATGATGATATACATGCAGAATTAATCGAATTGTTACAATCTAATCGGGAAGCTAGGAAACAATTTCAAGAATCACTACAAATTGAAGAACAGCAATGA